From the Clostridium sp. Marseille-P299 genome, one window contains:
- the purM gene encoding phosphoribosylformylglycinamidine cyclo-ligase has product MDYKKAGVDIEAGYKAVELMKKHIQGTMRKEVLTGIGGFSGAFSLASFKDMEEPTLVSGTDGVGTKLKLAFLLDKHDTIGIDCVAMCVNDIACAGGEPLFFLDYIACGKNEPEKIATIVSGVAEGCKQAGAALIGGETAEMPGFYPVDEYDLAGFAVGIVDKKKLITGQDVKAGDVIIGIASSGIHSNGYSLVRNVFNMKREVLDSYYECLGAKLGETLLTPTKIYVNALKSLKNGAVTIKACSHITGGGFYENIPRMLPEGVTAVINKNSYEIPAIFSMLSKDGSIEEHMMYNTFNMGIGMMLVVDQEKADEAIRLLELSGEKAYLVGEIVSGEKGVRLC; this is encoded by the coding sequence ATGGATTACAAGAAAGCAGGAGTGGACATTGAAGCTGGTTATAAGGCTGTCGAATTAATGAAAAAACATATTCAGGGAACAATGAGGAAAGAAGTGTTAACTGGCATTGGAGGATTTTCAGGTGCATTTTCACTTGCTAGTTTTAAAGATATGGAAGAGCCAACATTAGTTTCTGGGACCGATGGTGTTGGAACAAAGCTTAAGCTTGCATTTTTGCTAGATAAGCATGACACAATTGGAATTGATTGCGTTGCGATGTGTGTAAATGATATTGCTTGTGCTGGTGGAGAACCTTTATTTTTCTTAGATTACATTGCATGTGGTAAAAATGAGCCAGAAAAGATTGCAACCATTGTAAGTGGTGTGGCAGAAGGCTGTAAGCAAGCTGGAGCTGCATTAATTGGTGGTGAAACTGCTGAAATGCCAGGGTTTTATCCAGTAGATGAATATGATTTAGCTGGTTTTGCGGTTGGAATTGTAGATAAGAAAAAGTTAATCACTGGACAAGATGTGAAAGCAGGAGACGTAATTATTGGAATTGCATCCTCTGGAATACATAGTAACGGGTATTCATTGGTTCGTAATGTGTTCAATATGAAGAGAGAAGTATTAGATAGCTATTACGAATGTCTTGGTGCTAAACTTGGGGAGACTTTGTTAACACCAACTAAAATTTATGTAAATGCATTGAAATCCTTAAAAAATGGAGCAGTAACTATAAAAGCCTGTAGCCACATCACTGGTGGTGGTTTCTATGAAAATATACCAAGAATGTTACCTGAGGGAGTAACTGCAGTTATAAACAAGAATTCCTATGAGATACCAGCAATTTTTTCAATGTTATCAAAGGATGGTAGTATCGAAGAACACATGATGTATAACACATTTAATATGGGAATAGGTATGATGTTAGTGGTTGACCAAGAAAAGGCTGATGAAGCGATACGTTTGCTTGAATTAAGTGGAGAAAAAGCATATTTGGTTGGTGAAATAGTTTCTGGTGAGAAAGGTGTTCGCTTATGCTAA
- the bilS gene encoding flavodoxin family protein BilS, with amino-acid sequence MKIAIIYASLTGNTKQLSEKIKETCINEDITFYGTPLDADIENITSADLIFVGSWTDKGNCCTSIKDFLKKLNNKSIAIFGTAGFGGSIEYFKKLEERMTLEIPESNQVLGAFYCQGKMPFSVRDRYSSMIKENPEDKNLLVSLKNFDEALSHPDSKDLANVEAFTKEMLNIRREQMLK; translated from the coding sequence ATGAAAATTGCAATTATATACGCAAGTCTTACTGGTAACACGAAACAATTATCAGAAAAAATTAAAGAAACATGCATAAATGAGGATATCACCTTCTATGGAACCCCACTTGATGCTGATATAGAAAATATTACATCTGCCGATTTAATTTTTGTAGGTTCTTGGACAGATAAAGGCAATTGTTGTACTAGTATAAAAGATTTCTTAAAGAAATTAAACAACAAGTCTATTGCCATCTTTGGTACTGCTGGCTTTGGAGGTTCTATCGAATATTTCAAAAAACTTGAAGAAAGAATGACTTTAGAAATACCAGAAAGCAATCAAGTCCTAGGAGCTTTTTATTGCCAAGGCAAAATGCCATTTAGTGTAAGAGACCGTTATTCTTCAATGATAAAAGAGAATCCTGAAGATAAAAATCTTCTTGTAAGTTTAAAAAATTTTGATGAAGCATTATCACATCCGGATTCTAAGGACCTTGCGAACGTGGAAGCCTTTACGAAAGAAATGCTTAACATAAGACGAGAGCAGATGCTTAAATAA
- the purN gene encoding phosphoribosylglycinamide formyltransferase, with translation MLRVVVLVSGGGTNLQAILDAIDQGKITNTEIVGVISNKEDAYGLIRAKNHGIRTNCVSMKDYKNREEFNQVLLDTVDSYKPDLIVLAGYLVILPPQLIEQYRERIINIHPSLIPSFCGAGYYGLKVHEAVLKRGNKITGATVHFVDEGTDTGPILLQKAVEVRNGDTPEILQKRVMEEAEWKILPMAIDSIANGKVLIKDNIATIIE, from the coding sequence ATGCTAAGAGTTGTGGTTTTAGTATCTGGTGGTGGAACAAATCTTCAAGCGATTCTTGATGCCATTGATCAAGGTAAAATTACAAATACAGAAATTGTTGGTGTAATAAGTAATAAAGAAGATGCTTATGGGCTGATAAGAGCTAAGAATCATGGAATTCGGACAAACTGTGTGAGCATGAAGGATTATAAAAATAGAGAAGAATTTAATCAAGTGCTACTTGATACCGTTGATTCTTATAAGCCTGATTTAATTGTATTGGCAGGATATTTAGTAATTCTTCCACCACAATTAATTGAACAATATAGAGAGAGAATCATTAATATTCATCCATCATTAATACCATCTTTTTGTGGTGCTGGATATTATGGATTAAAGGTTCATGAAGCTGTTTTAAAACGTGGAAATAAAATAACAGGAGCAACCGTTCATTTTGTAGATGAAGGAACAGATACCGGACCAATTTTATTACAAAAGGCGGTGGAGGTCCGAAATGGCGATACCCCAGAGATACTTCAAAAGCGAGTGATGGAAGAAGCGGAGTGGAAGATACTTCCTATGGCAATTGATTCTATTGCAAACGGTAAAGTACTGATAAAAGACAATATAGCAACCATTATTGAATAA